Within Elizabethkingia sp. JS20170427COW, the genomic segment ACTAAATACTTTAGATTTATTGAAAAAAATAAGAAAGTCTACCAATAATATAGTGGATGAAAAAGCGTATATCCGTGCGCGATTATTAGATATGTTGATAGGGGATTGGGATCGGCATGAAGACCAATGGCGTTGGATAATGTATAAAGAGGGAAGTAAGAATATCTACAAACCTATTCCTAAGGATAGAGATCAAGCTTTTAGCAAATATGATGGATGGATTATGTCTTGGGTGATGACTTTTCCAGCGCTAAGACACATGCAGACCTTTAAGGAAGATATAAGAAATATTAAATGGTTGAATAGAGAGCCTTATCCTTTGGATTTAACCATTTTAAAAAAATCAAAACTAGAGGATTGGTTGCAAGAAGCTCATTTTATAAAGGCAGAGTTGGATGATGCAACAATTGATCGTAGTTTTCATCGTCTTCCAAAAGAAGTTCAAGATGAGACGATAGAGGATATTAAAAGAAAATTAAAATTAAGACGTGCTAAATTATCGGAATATGCACAAAAGTATTATAAAGTTTTAGCGAAGGTTGTTCCTATTGTAGGGACAGATAAGGAGGATCGTTTTGTGATTACTAAAAATAACGATGGGGTAACTGTTCAGCAGTTTTTTAAGAAAGACCAAGAAGAATTGGTGCTGAACCGAGAATATAATGATGGAGAGACAAAAGAGTTATGGATTTATGGATTGAATGATCAAGATCATTTTGAAGTAAAAGGTTCAGGAAAATCAAAGATAAAAATACGGTTGATAGGAGGGGTACATCATGATACTTATAAGGTTGAAGATGGAAAATCTATTAAAGTTTATGATTTTAAGACAAGGGAAAATACATATCAATTGTCCAAAGGGGTAAGAAAGATAATTTCTGATAATTACGACCTTAATACTTATGATTTCAAAAAGCCAAAATATAATTTTGGAAACATTGTTCCTTTAGCCGGGTATAACCCTGATGATGGAGTGAAATTAGGAGCATCTTATATTTACCAAGTAAATGGATATAAGCAAAATCCCTTTACCCAAAAACATAAATTGGATGTAGGTTATTTCTTTGCTACTCATGCGGCAGAAGTCCATTACCGAGGTGTATTTCCTGAAGCGATTAAGAATTGGGGACTAGCAATTGAGGCTAGAGGAACTACAGGAAATTTCACCCAAAATTTCTATGGTATGGGGAATGAAACGGGTAATGGTAAAGACTTTTATGGTAAAAATTATTACAGGGTAAGAATGCAACAATTGGAAGTAAAACCTTCAGTTTATTATAGGAGTTTTTCAGGGATACAGCATTTATTTGAAATAGGATATCACGCTAATAAAGTAGAACAAACAGAAGGAAGATTTATCGAGATAGCTTCTGTGCATCCTGATGTTTTCAAAACCCAGCAGTTTGCGACAGCTCGCTATTCGTTTTCATATGACCATAGCGATAGCGAGGTTTTCCCAACCAAGGCTTTTGGGTTAGGCTTCGAGGTGTTATACAATGCTGATTTGCAAAAGCAAAATAGAAATTTTGTTAAATTAAAAGCAAGGATGAGTATTTCACAGGCTTTAGATAACCAATCTCGTTGGGTATTGGCTTCAAAAATTTCTGGAGAATATATTAATAATCAACATTATTTATTTTATCAAGGGGCTCAATTAGGAGGCGATGGAAGCCTTCGCTCGTTCCGAAATCAAAGATTTATAGGGGATTCTTTCTTTTTTCATTCTACAGATTTAAGATGGAATTTTGGTAAAGTGAAAAATAGGATTACTCCAATTACTTCAGGAGTGTATATAGGCTATGACTATGGTAGAGTTTGGCGGAAGGGGGAAGATTCTCAAAAATGGCATCAGTCCGTAGGAGGAGGTTTATGGCTCGGTATTTTGGAGAATATCTCTATACGAACTTCTTATTTTTATGGTAGTGATGGCAGTCGTCTATCAGCAGGTATTGGGATGAGGTTCTAAATCTTTTAGAGTAGAAAGAAAATTTTATACTTTAAAAGAAAAAGTATTATATTTGCAAACTAAAATTAACCGGGACGAGTTCCCTCAAAATTAATTCATTATGTCAGTAAAAATTAGATTACAAAGACACGGTAAAAAAGGTAAACCTTTTTTCCACATTGTAGTAGCAGATTCAAGAGCTAGAAGAGATGGTAAATTTATCGAGAAAATCGGTACTTACAACCCAATTACTAACCCTGCAACTATCGAACTTAATGTAGATTCTGCAGTTCAGTGGTTAAACAACGGTGCTCAACCAACAGATACTGCTAGAGCTATCCTTTCTTACAAAGGTGCCCTTTACAAAAAACACTTACAAGGTGGTGTAGCTAAAGGTGCTTTCGATCAAGCTGAAGCTGATAAAAAATTCAATGCTTGGTTAGAAGCTAAAGAAGCAAAAGTTGCTGGTAAAGTTTCTGGTTTAGCTCAAGCTAAAGTAGATGCTAAAAATGCTGCTTTAGAAGCTGAAGCAAAAGTAAACGAAGCAAGAATTGCTGCTAAAAAAGAAGCTGAAGAAGCTGCTGCTCAAGAAGCTCCAGCTGCTGAAGAAGAAGCGTCTAACGATTCTGCTGAAGCTTAATAAAAAATATCCGTAATGCGTAAAGAAGATTGCTATTTCCTTGGTAAAATTATTCGCAGACACGGGCTTTCGGGCAACGTGATCTTAAAGCTAGATACAGACCAACCCGAATTTTATAACAAATTGGAATCAATATTCATTGAAATCAATGGATTATTGGTTCCATTTTTTATTGAAAAAAGGTCTTGGAGTAAAGTAGATTCTCTTAACCTATTTTTTAAAAATACTACAGAAGCAATGGTAGATCAGATTATCGGAAAAAATGTATATCTACCCCTTGCGACCTTACCGAAACTTACCGGAAAACAATTCTATTACCACGAAGTACTGAAATATGAAGTGAAAGATAGTCATGGTAATTCTTGTGGAGTAATTCGCGAGATTAATGACCAAACAGCTCAGCATTATTTTATTTTGGTGTTAGACGGCAAAGAAGTGATTATCCCAATTATCAAAGATTGGATTTTGGATGTAGATAGAGATCATCAGATAATCACCATGCAACTTCCTGAAGGATTATTAGAAGTTTATACTCAATAGATTTCATTATTTAATTCTCCTTTTTCTTGTATTTTTTATACTTTTGAATAATGATAAAATATATTTTCGTATTCCTAAGTATATTGATTACTGCTCAAAATAAGATTACTATTTTAGCGGAAGATACAAGGCATCCTATTGCAGGAGCTTCTATATTTTCAGAAGGAAAGCTCTTGGGTAAGTCTAATCAACAAGGGGAATTTATAAGCCCTAAATCCCTTATTAAAATTTCTGCAAAAAATTACGAAGACGAGTGGGTAGAAGCTAGTGGAGATACAAAAGTATTTTTAATTGCCACTGCAGCATATCGCTCTATCCAAAGTTTAAATATAGATTCTCAGAAGCAGAAAAAAGCTTTTTCAATACTAGAAAAGGTGGAAAAAAATAGAGATAGAAACAATCCCAAAAGTTTATCCAGTTATTCTTTTAAATCTTATCAAAAGTTTTCGGTAGATATCGATTCGGATTCTGTTCAAACTTTTCAGAATTATTATCAACAGAATTTAGGTAAAGATACTCGATTCCAGAAGATAGCCTCAGAGTCGGGGATTTTCCTTTGGGAAAGAGCTTTACAATATTATTTTGTTTCAGGTAAAGAGGAAAGAACCGTGGTGATGGATCAGAAAATGTCTGGAACTCAGCAACCTGTATATGAGTTGTTAGCGCTAAAGACCAAGGTGAGCCAATTTCCTGATTTTTTAGAAAAACAAAAACGAGAGTTGTATCGTTTTTATTTACAGGATAGTGTGGTTTTTAACCAAAGACCCACTTATATTATCAGTTTCCGACAGATTTCTTACCCTAAATCTAAAAAAGAAGTTCTCTCTGGGAGAATCTATATCGATCAACAAAATTATGGAATTGCCAAAGTAGAAAAGTACAATGGTAAAGCAAAAAATGAGTTTTCTATTGACGAATGGGTATTTAACCATGATGTATGGTTTTTGAAGAGAGAATTCCAAAAAATATATTTAGGTTCTTGGGATTTTGGAAAACAAAAGGTAGGGAGGTATGCTTTCTTAAAAAGTGATTATTACGATATTAAAGCTCCAGATACTACCATCAACCCAAAAGTGTTCAATTCCTATGCTCTTACCATTAAGGAGGGGGACGGAAAGCTTTTACCTGAATACAGAACCGATTCTTTAAGTGCTAGAGAAAAAGCAACCTATTATAAAATTGATAGTATTTCTAAAAAATCACATTGGGAAACCAAGTTGAATTTTTTAGCTCAACTGAGTAGAGGAAGATTGCGTTGGAAATTTATTGATATCCCTGTAGATAAATGGTTGGTGTTGAATGGTTATGAAAATTACAGACCAGGTTTAAAATTAAAAACCAATGAATATTTCTCCAAATATTGGTCTCCAGATATTTATGTAGGATATGGCTTTGGAGATAAAAAATGGAAATATACTGCTGGTGTAGATGTGAAGACTTCTTTGGAGAGCGATGCTGTAGTAAGGGTTGAATATACCGATATGGTAGAAGCTTCAGGGAAATTTAAACAGGAATTATGGACAGCAAAAATGATGTTGATGAATTCCGCGGCGAGTATAGGAACTCTAAATTTTTATCATTACAAAGGGTGGAAGTTAAGTTTTAGAAAGCATCTTTTTAATAATATTTCCTACCAACTTCAATTGGCATATTTAAAGGAGAATGCTTTGTTCGACTATTCGTTTTTAGGGGAAAATAGAATTTTTAATAACCCTAATCTTAGGCTTACTTTAAAATATGCACCTCGCAACAGATCAATGATGACACCTACTGGTCGATTGATTTTACAAGAAAATAGTCCTAGTTTTTATTTCAATTATGAAAATTCCTTCCGAGCCTTTGATGGAGATTACCGCTATCAAAAATTTGATTTTTTAGCATTATATAAAACGCAAACTCTTCTAGGAGTTACCGAGATGAGAGCCTATGGAGGTTTGTTAACAGGAGAGGCTCCTATGTGGCAAAGCTTTGAGGCAGGAGGTTTAAGACCAGATCGGGAGAGTTTTATAAGCAAGCTTAACCTTACTTCTTTTCTAGGTTTTGCAACCATGCCTAGTGGAAATTTTTACCATGACAGGTTTGTAGCTTTTTATATAGGTCATAAAATTCCATGGTATTTTAAGAGTTTTGGGAAAAATATTTCTAGTTTCGATGTTGTTTATAAAGGGATAGTAGGAGAATATAAAAATGCCAATTTGCATCAGGTGAAGATAGAAAGCTTGAATCACCTTTACCAAGAAGTAGGCTTGGAGTGGAATAATTTTTTGAGTACTCAATTTAATTTAGGTTTCTTTTATCGGGTGGGATATTACCAGACTTCTTCCTTTAAAGATAATTTTGCAATTCAGTTGAAATTGAAGATACTAGGTTTTTAATCTAGCTTATTGATATATTTCTGTAATAAAAATTTATTTTCGTAGTTTCGTTTAAAAATAACGATGACCAAACCTTTTTTATTATCGGCTTTCGCCTTTAGTATTTTATCAACCGCTCAGATTAAAACTTTTGAAATTCCTGCAAATAAAGCTTACTAATTTTAGTAGTACAGCTCCTCATCATAAATCGTATAATTGGCTGTATGAGGAAGTTGAAGTTCCTAAGGGATATGATCCGCTAAGTACTTTTTATATGGCGATAGGTTTTTATAGAGGATACTTTGGGATGCAAACCAATTCGGATACCGAGCGAAGAGTGTTGTTTTCTGTATAGGATAGTAAAGATGCAGAGAATGACAAGACAGCTTCTTCAGCAGATTATGTTAGTTTGGTAGATAAAGGTAAGAAACTACTGTGAATAACTTTGGTGGCGAAGGAACGGGAGGGCAATCCTATGTGAAAGATGCCCAGTGGAAGACAGGTGAGAAAGTAGCCTTTGTGATGAATGTGCTACCACAGGCGAATAACACTGTTGTGCTTTCGGCTTGGTATAAATTAGATTCTCAAAAAAAATGGAATTATATCGCTTCATGGAGGGCTCCTAAAGAAAATAGGTATTTTGAAGGGTTTCATTCCTTTTTAGAAAATTATGGGTTTCCCAATGGCCAGCAAAAAAGAATGGCAGAGTATTTTAATGCCTATGGATACGATTATGAGGAAGGAAGATGGGTGAACCTTAACAAGGTTAGATTCAGTAATACAGATGGTAAAAAAGGACAAAGAGTAGATTATGAACAGGGAGTTTCTCCCTTGCATCCTAGCCGTTTTTATATGGCTTCGGGCGGATATACTCCTACTGTAAAAACAGATGATGAACTCCCTCTTGCTAATACTCCCCCCAACTGTGGATTTAAATAATTTTTCAATTTATATAGTTGGTGAGATATTATCGTACTTCAAAAAAATCATAAATATAGAGCAGGCAGATACAAATATCTGTCTGTTTTTTTTGAGGAAAAGATGGTGTTTACTGAGTCTATAGCATTAGAAGTTTTCTTTTAACTTATTTATGTGATGATGGTAGATGTTGGGTTTTATACATTAATTTTAGACTTTTTATTGTTTTATTTTCTATATAATGTAAATATTATTAATATAAAAACAGATGATTTTAATCATTTATTTATTTAGAATTAATAAAAATTATATCTTTGCGAAAAAATATACTAGTGAAGAAGATAGTAATTTCCGCAGCATCATTATGTACTGTTATGGTTTTGGGTCAAAAAAAAGATTCTACTAATATTAAAGAAATACAAACTGTATCCATTCAAGGAACTAAAAACTTTAGAACTCCAAACTCAGAATCGGTAGCAAGATTACCATTGAAAAACTTGGAAAACCCAACAGTTTTCAACGTTGTCCCTAAAGAAATTATTAGTGAAATGAACGCTACCGATTTCAATACAGCAATGGCTTCGGCTCCAGGGGTAGTAGTTAATAATTCGGTAAATGATAGTGGGAATGATATCTTTTTAAGAGGATTTACTTCTTCAGCGAATTTTAGAAATGGATTACTTCAAAATCCGAGAATACAATCTGAAATAGCAAATATAGAACGTGTAGAAGTGGTAAAAGGTCCTTCAGGAACATTGTTTGGAGGGACTTTAGCTAATTATGGTGGAGTGGTGAATATAATTACTAAAAAACCTCAAGAGAATTTTGGAGGAATCTTGAGTTATACCACAGGAAGTTGGGGGATGAGCAGGATTACTGCTGATGTAAATACCCCATTGAATAAAGAAAAAACAGCTTTAGCTCGTGTTAATTTGGCCCACTACTCTCAGGACTCTTTCCAAGATGCGGGATATAGCAAAGGAGTTTTTTTCTCTACTGCATTGTCTTACAAGGTGAATGATAATACCCAAGTAAATCTGGATGTGGAGTATCACTCTAATAATAAAACTCTTAATGCTTATATTCGTAGCTCGGAAAAGATTACTTTAAAATCTATGAAAGATCTTACCGATGCTCACAGTAGATCATTTACCAGTAACAATATAGGTTCTCCTAGAGATAATTTTATTACCAGTGCCGAAGTAATTCATAAAATAAATGACCAATGGACATCTCGTACAACTTACCAAAGAGGGCAAGCTAATGAGAATGAATCTATTTTCTTAGTTTTAAGTTATGTGAATAACAATACGGTAAGTAGAGGGATTAGGCCTTTTGATAATTTTAAGATTACAACCGATAATATCCAACAGAATTTTATAGGGGATTTCAAAATTGGTGATTTTAGAAATAGATTGGTAGTAGGAGCGGATTACTTTACCCAAACAACTAAAAACCAATACGGAAGATTTGGAAATTCGGCTTTTGTACAATACGATACCGTACAGTTGGATAGCCAATCCCCATGGCAACCAATTTCCAGAAGCGTTGTAGAGGGATTAGATCGTACTCAGACATTATTAGATATTAATAAGATTAATACTTTTAGCATCTATGCATCCAATGTATTTAATGTTACCGATAATTTATTGGTAATGGCAAGTTTAAGGATGGATAATTATAAAAACTTTAATATAATCTCCAATGGTGTAGAAGGAGGAGGTGAGTATAAGCAAACTCAGTTTTCACCAAAGTTTGGATTGGTGTATGAAGCTGTAAAAGATCAGGTTTCTTTCTTTACAAATTATGTTAATGGATTTAAAAATGTTGCTCCAACAAGAGATCCTAATGATTTGCAAGGAAATACTTTTATAGAATATAAACCAGAGCAAGGAAACCAAACCGAAGTTGGGGTAAAGTTAGATTTATTTAATAAAAAATTATTAGCTACTGTTAGTTATTATAATATAGGAATTAAAAATCGTTTGATGCCAGACCCATCAGGGATTGCAGGGTTATATATCCAAGATGGTAATATTAAAAGCCAAGGATTGGAAGTGGATTTAGTAGCTAATCCTGTAAGAGGACTTAATATTGTAGCTGGCTATGGTTATAATGATAATCATTATGACGATCGCTCTGTTAATAACGGAAAAAGAGCTGCTTGGACACCAAGACATGTGGCAAATCTTTGGACGAGTTATAAAATTTTGGATGGTAAATTCGAAGGTTTAGGATTTGGAGCTGGATTTAATTATGTAGATAAAACCTATATTAATATCACCAACCATTTCTTAGCTCCAGCTTATACTACAGTGGGAGCCACTGCCTTTTATGATAAGAAAAAATATAGAATAGGTCTTAAACTGAATAACGCCTTCAATGAAATATATTGGAATTTCTATGGGCAGCCTCAGAAAACAAGAGAAGTACTTGTAAACTTCGCATTTAAATTTTAATTCATATCAAGTTAAGTGATTTTTGTAGGGCAGAAGGTGTCTTAAGGATATTTTTCTGCTCTACAATTATAAGAAAATGGAAAAATTATATGGAAATAAATAAGCAAACGAAGAAGCGAAAGCAGGGAAAGACGCTTACAAAAAAAATTACAGGATGGTTGCATCTTTGGTTAGGACTTGTCTCGGGGGTGATTTTATTGGCTGTAACCCTTTCTGGGACGGTTTTTGTGTATTGTGATGAGATTATAGATCTATTGGCAGGAGATGCAAAATATGTAACAGCACAATCTAATACTCCCAAAAAAACACCAGAGGAATTATTGACGATTTTTCATAAAGAAGTCCCAGATAGAAAAGCTTTTTATATTGATATGTATAAAGGGGCGGATCGAAGCTTTAGGGTAGCTTCGGCGAGTGTACCTAAGCAAAAATCTGGAGAAAAAGTAGAAAAAAAGAAAGGGCAAAGAGGACCACGTGGAGTATTTGCCTATCATTATATGAATCCATATACAGGAGAAATACTCGGAAATACAAAATCTTACGAGTTTTTTTATGTAGTAGCCCATATCCATGCACAACTTTTGGCAGGGAAACTAGGGAAGACTGTAGTAGGGATTGCTTCTATAATTTTTCTGATTCAGTTGATTGGAGGATTGATTTTGTGGTGGCCTAAAAAATGGAATAAAACTACCAAAACAGCTGCTTTCAAAATAAAATCGGGTACCCAATGGAGAAGAAAAAATTATGACTTACACAATGTGGTAGGATTTTATGCCCTTTTACCAGCTTTATTTTTAACAATTACAGGGCTTATTATGGCATACGAATGTTTAACCAATCTTACCATGAAAACTTTTGGAGCAAGTCCAGATGCCCATGAGTTGAGTAAAAAGTACGAGCCTACTTTTGATGCATCTAAAAATGCTCTTTCATTTGCTGATTATCAAAAGAAAATGTTTACCGAATTTCCCGATGCAAAACAATTGAGAATGGGGATTCCTAGAAATGATTCTATGACGGTTTATCATATAGGAGTAGCCAGATTTATAGGTTTAAAAAGTATGTACGATGGAAAAAGCTTCGATACAAATAAATATACCGGTGAGGAAATAAAATATCCTAAAGAAATAGAAATGCATGAAGTAGTAGAACATACCAATTTTGATCTTCATGTAGGATATTGGGGAGGACAGTTTGGAAAACTTTTTACCTTCCTTGTTGGTATTATCACTACTAGTTTACCTATTACAGGGTTTTTAATCTGGTGGGGTAGAAGAAATAAAAAATCTAAAAAGAAAGATGAGGTAAAATCAATTCATCATCATAGAAAAGAAATAGGAAATGGGCAATTGGCGTAGTTTGTTTTTTATCCTCTTATTAGGAGGAATTATTTTGGGAAAATCTCAGGATAAAATATTAAATGGAGAAATTGTAAAATTATCTTCTAAGTTATTAAATGAGGAAAGAACAGTATGGGTGCATCTTCCCAAGTCTTATTATAATAATAAAATAAAGCCAGCAAAATACCCAGTTATTTATTTACTGGATGCTAATATTAATTATGGATACTTTACTGGAGTTATTGATTTTTTCACCAGAGGTCCGTATGCAGAAATGCCTGAAGTAATAGTGGTAGCTATAGAAAATACAGATAGACCACGAGATTTTACACCTTCGAAGTCGTTTGTTATAAATCCGAATAACCCTAGTGTAAAGTTGTTTGAAACTTCTGGAGGTGCTAATCAATTTTTGAAATTTATCAATGAGGAGTTGAAACCTTTTATTGCTTCCCATTACAGAGTTAGTGGTTTTAACGTATTGGTAGGGCATTCTTTTGGAGGGTTATTTACTCTTTATACCTTCCTTAGTCAACCTCAATCCTTCAATGCATATATTGCTAATGATCCAAGTTTGTGGTGGGATAAACATCTTTTAGTAAATGTTTTGAAGGAAAACCTGAATAAGAATAAGAGTCTAGGAAAAAATATTTCATTATTTATTTCTGAAGCTAATAATGCAGAAGAAGAGAATAAATGGGACAATGCTATGACATCAGCGATTCAGGAGTTTGTAAAGTTGATGAGGTCTCAACAGGAAGTAGCTTTTCAAAGTTCATATTACCCTGAAGATCATCATGGGACAGTTTCGCTTCCAGGAAATATAGATGGATTACGTTTTATATTCAAAGGATTTAGGTCAGATATCAAGCAGATCAGCAAAAATCCTCAATTATTGATGGAATCCTATCAGCATTTTTCAAAACAAAAAGGAGCGGAATTTTTACCATCAGAGACCTATCTCAATGCAATTATAAAATTCACCAAAGAAAATAATCCTACTAACGAAGCTTATTTTCAACAATTGAAAAAAATACTTTATTCATTATAACTCAATTTACTATCGTAGGAGAGTTTTATTTTACAATTCTCTCCAGCAAAAAGGCTGCCCATATCATTGGACAGCCTCTTTTGTAATTTAATTTTTTGTTATTTTAAAGCATTAAGAGCTGCTTCATAATTGGGCTCTTGAGTGATTTCTGGTACTTGTTCAGAATAAAGAACTTTACCATTTTCATCAGCAACAATTACCGCTCTACTTAGTAATCCTTTAAGAGGAGAATCTGCTAGAGTTACACCATAGTCGTTTCCGAAACTACCTCTAAAATCTGAAAGAGATTCCACATTCTTAATTCCCTCTGCAGCACAGAAACGATTAAGAGCAAAAGGTAAATCTTTAGAAACATTTACAACAACAGCATTTTTTATACTTGTAGCATCTTGGTTGAAATGTCTTACTGAAGCTGCACATACTCCAGTGTCAACACTAGGGAAAATGTTGAAAACTACTTTTTTTCCTTTATAGCTTTCTAGATTTTTTTCTGATAAATCAGAAGCTACTAATGCGAAATCTTTAAGTTGCTCACCAGCTTGAGGTAAAGTTCCTACTGTAGATGCAGCATCTCCGTGAAATGTGATATTTGCCATTTTGTTTTATTTTTTAATGGGTTGAAATAAATATAGGTTAAAATTAAATAATATATTCTATGAATACAATATTCTGTGATTAATTATTTCTATCGAATGCTTACAATAGAAAATAAAGCCTAGTCTTCGGTTTTGATTTTTATTACCGCAGGTTTTAGTCCATTGCTTTCTATGGTAAGGGTTGCCTCTCCTTTCTCCATGCCAGCGCGGACAATGGCTAAAGCTAAACCATTATAAGCTTTTCGGTATTTTTTATTGGAAAAAGGTTCTAAGTCGGCTTGGTAACCATTATCTAGAGCAGCAATACTTGCATTTCCAGTAATGTTAAAGTGGATTTCAGGATGAGTATTAGGAACTAATATTCCGTTTTTATCTACTACAGATACTTTTACAAATCCAAGATCTTCTCCTCCTTTTTTAAGTGTATTTCTATCAACTTCAGCAATGAGTTGGTAGGCTTCACCCGCTGTTTTTTTAATGCTTTCCATTACTTTTTTACCATTCTTTCTTGAAATAGCTTTTAGAGTCCCTGGTTGATAGGTTAGGTTGTTGAATCTTACAAAAAGATCATCATCTTGCTTTGATTTTTTGCCTAGTGATTTTCCGTTGAGGAAGAGCTCTACTTCATCGGCATTATTAAAATAGACATGTACATCAATTTTTTGTCCAGCTGTCCAATTCCAATGAGGGAGGATATGTAAAACCTTGTCCTGAGTGAAGATGCTTTTATACAAATAGTAAGAGTCTTTAGGAAATCCCGCCATATCGATGATACCAAAATAAGAGCTTCTTGCAGGGAATGGGTATGGAGTAGGTTCTCCCAAATAATCAAAACCAGTCCATAGGAACATACCGCTTAGTTTTGGGTATTTTAGAAATATTTTTAAAGCTTCTTCATTGGTGGATGCCCAAGGGGCAGATACATTTTCATATGACGAGGCAGTAAAGTCTTTATTTCCACCAGGTCTTTTATCTGTAAAGCCGGCCCATCTTCGGATGCTGTCGGAAGGCATATCGTAATGCCCACGCGTAGCTAATGCAGAAACATTTTCCGCAAGGATATAAGGTTTGTCTCCAGGGAAAAGAGAATTGCCTAAATCCTTCCATTGCCAATGATGATAGTTGATGCCGATTACGTCCAATGTCTGAGCAAGATACATATTGTTGTGGTTTTCGGTCATGTTAAGGCCAGCTGAAACAGGGCGGGTAGTGTCGTATTTTTTGATAATTTGTACAAGATCTTTAGTGATTTGTGTGCCAACGTTATCATTGCCTCCATGTTGTTCAGGAATTTCGTTTCCGATACTCCAAAGGATAACAGAAGGATGGTTTCTATCTCTTAAGATATGATCTCGTAAATCTCTTTCATGCCAGTCTTCATAATATAGGTTGTAGTTGAAGGGAGTATTTTCTTTATCCCATGTCCAAACATCAAAAGTCTCATCCATTACTACAAATCCCATTTTGTCGCAGAGGTCTAACCATTCAGGAGCGGGAGGGTTGTGGGTGGTTCTTATCCCATTAATTCCCATGCTTTTTAGCATTTGTAATTGGCGCTCCATAGCTCTTACATTAACCGCAACACCTAAGGCACCTAAATCGTGGTGCATGGAAGTTCCAATGATTTTTAGAGGTTTCCCGTTAAGGAAAAATCCTTTTTGCTGATCGAAGTGGAAATCTCGGATTCCAAAAGGGGTAGTATAGGTGTGTAGCAGTTGCTCGCCACTATAAATTTCTGAAACAGCTTTGTAAAGTTGAGGAGTT encodes:
- a CDS encoding BamA/TamA family outer membrane protein gives rise to the protein MNFKIYKLDFQFFLLNFFLIGILLNSCATYSVQQKNIPVLVTKYSSEVSHRFFLLGDAGNADEENSKRTLSFLKNQMQEADKNSTLMILGDNIYPLGMPPEDAPEYPLAKLKLQNQLDITKGFKGSTLLIPGNHDWYHSLKGLKAQERYVLDYFKNKKSFLPRNGCPIDKLKINDEINLITIDSEWFLEDWNQHPTINTDCDIRSREAFFDEFEDVLNKNQDKINIVAIHHPMMSGGSHGGHFSLKKQLFPIGNKVPLPIIGSLINVIRATSGISPQDNNSRYYQQLINRMRNIVQGKDNIVFVSGHDHNLQYLEDRDFKQVISGSGSKTEAAKVITPKGFSYGGNGYAVLDIMTDQSATLSFFGTQGEQKKLLATIPILEKKTATKVDYPTSFAKAYTTSVYPDSLVHKSKMYQWLWGKHYRKYYGTKIQGKTAILDTLLGGLQPVRAGGGHQSNSLRLEDKDGKQYVMRGIKKSATRFLRSVAFKNEAFHDDFEGSFSEKFILDFYTTTHPYTPFAVGGLADRIGVVHSHPELYYIPKQKALQGYDDIFGDELYMVEERFSDSPTDLEELGDASATLNTLDLLKKIRKSTNNIVDEKAYIRARLLDMLIGDWDRHEDQWRWIMYKEGSKNIYKPIPKDRDQAFSKYDGWIMSWVMTFPALRHMQTFKEDIRNIKWLNREPYPLDLTILKKSKLEDWLQEAHFIKAELDDATIDRSFHRLPKEVQDETIEDIKRKLKLRRAKLSEYAQKYYKVLAKVVPIVGTDKEDRFVITKNNDGVTVQQFFKKDQEELVLNREYNDGETKELWIYGLNDQDHFEVKGSGKSKIKIRLIGGVHHDTYKVEDGKSIKVYDFKTRENTYQLSKGVRKIISDNYDLNTYDFKKPKYNFGNIVPLAGYNPDDGVKLGASYIYQVNGYKQNPFTQKHKLDVGYFFATHAAEVHYRGVFPEAIKNWGLAIEARGTTGNFTQNFYGMGNETGNGKDFYGKNYYRVRMQQLEVKPSVYYRSFSGIQHLFEIGYHANKVEQTEGRFIEIASVHPDVFKTQQFATARYSFSYDHSDSEVFPTKAFGLGFEVLYNADLQKQNRNFVKLKARMSISQALDNQSRWVLASKISGEYINNQHYLFYQGAQLGGDGSLRSFRNQRFIGDSFFFHSTDLRWNFGKVKNRITPITSGVYIGYDYGRVWRKGEDSQKWHQSVGGGLWLGILENISIRTSYFYGSDGSRLSAGIGMRF
- a CDS encoding 30S ribosomal protein S16 translates to MSVKIRLQRHGKKGKPFFHIVVADSRARRDGKFIEKIGTYNPITNPATIELNVDSAVQWLNNGAQPTDTARAILSYKGALYKKHLQGGVAKGAFDQAEADKKFNAWLEAKEAKVAGKVSGLAQAKVDAKNAALEAEAKVNEARIAAKKEAEEAAAQEAPAAEEEASNDSAEA
- the rimM gene encoding ribosome maturation factor RimM (Essential for efficient processing of 16S rRNA), producing MRKEDCYFLGKIIRRHGLSGNVILKLDTDQPEFYNKLESIFIEINGLLVPFFIEKRSWSKVDSLNLFFKNTTEAMVDQIIGKNVYLPLATLPKLTGKQFYYHEVLKYEVKDSHGNSCGVIREINDQTAQHYFILVLDGKEVIIPIIKDWILDVDRDHQIITMQLPEGLLEVYTQ
- a CDS encoding DUF5077 domain-containing protein → MKFLQIKLTNFSSTAPHHKSYNWLYEEVEVPKGYDPLSTFYMAIGFYRGYFGMQTNSDTERRVLFSV
- a CDS encoding DUF3472 domain-containing protein, which produces MNNFGGEGTGGQSYVKDAQWKTGEKVAFVMNVLPQANNTVVLSAWYKLDSQKKWNYIASWRAPKENRYFEGFHSFLENYGFPNGQQKRMAEYFNAYGYDYEEGRWVNLNKVRFSNTDGKKGQRVDYEQGVSPLHPSRFYMASGGYTPTVKTDDELPLANTPPNCGFK